CGTTCGATCGATTCGCCCATCTGCAGCAGAGACGGGACGATTCGATGGAGTGCAAGCTTCGTGAATTCCGGCAGCTGCGCGAGGCGAGCCTTGCAAGGCTGCATACGATCATCAATTTCGAGAGCGACCTGGATCGGACCGGACGGCACCCTCAGCTTGGCATCGTGAAGGCGAGCGAGCTGCTGGCCACCTGGGTAGTTCATGATCTGACGCATACGTCACAGATTACCAGAGTGCTGGCTAACCGATACCGGTCAGAGGTAGGACCATGGGTGCAATACTTAAGTATCCTTCGATAACAGCAGGAGATGACCTTAGACTTAGTCCGAGGTCATCTTTTTTGGATCCAACATTGTACAAATCCAATAACTTTTTGTTTACATCAATTCATAAAACAGATTAAAATACCGATATATAATGTCGAATAGAAGGGCGAACTGTCGACAATCTTTGTTGATCACAGTAAGGGGGTAAAATAAAACACAGCTGCCGTCGTGAAAGTGCTTACATTACAAGTTTCGGGTTTTACTGATAATGTAAGGTGAGCGAAAAGAAGACATGAATGTTAGCGATACATATTACATCGTGAGGAAGTGGACAAATGACCAAGACACGGAATTATTTCAGCAAAAACCTGTTATTTTCTATGCTGAACCTGCTGCTAATCGGAGTCGTACTTATATCTGTCAGCGCTTATTTCCAGAACAATATTTTGTCCGACACGATCCGGGAGCAGACACATGGAATGACGTCCGTATGGGCGAAGGACGTTTCAATTAAGGATGTGGAGGCGGCCTTAAGCGATAAGCGCTGGGATGCGCCAGGGCAGCAGCAGCTGTCCAAGAAGTTCGATAACTTCTCAGCTTACAATGCCAACGTTGCACAAGCTTACATATTCGGTGTGGAGCTGCAGGATGGCAACAAGACGTCCGCGATCGCGTTTCCGAATCATGTCGTGACAGCGCTGAAGGAAGCGGGGCTGAACGTCGGCGACATGTATGAGCAGCCGGAGGGCGTTGTTACAGCGATCAAGAGCATGCTCGAGACGAAATCAGAGACGTTCACCTCCTTCTATAAGGACGATTTCGGCACTTGGCTAAGCGTGCTGTATCCGATTATGAATAATGAGGGCAAGGTCGTGGCTTACTTCGCCGTTGACATCAATGCACAGGCGATTCCAGAGGCCAAGGAGGACTTCATTAAGAGCTCCATGATCTTGCTGCTAGCCGCGCTTATTGTTTGTGGTGGCGCCCAGTATTTCGTAGCGAGGAGAACGCTGCTGCCGCTGAACGAGCTTGTTCGGGGCATTGAGCAGGTGTCCGTCGGTAAGTTCAACTTCGTCTTGTCCGAGAAGGGCAGCTTCGGTGAGCTGAATGGCAAGTTCAATGCGATGGTGTCCAATATCCGCGACATCTTGTCCAGTATCAAGCAGACAGCGAGCAGTGTATCGGAGGCCTCGAACCAGTTGTATGCCATTACGGAGGAGAATCGCCGTAGCGTTGAGTTCATTACGACCGAGGTTAAAGAAATGAATTCGCATGTCGATCAGCAGAAGACGTCGACCGAGGAATGTGGACGCTCGATGGAGGACATCTCCAACTCGCTGCACGTGATCGCCCAGACTGCGGGTCAAGTGGCGAATGCCTCTCGTGAGATGAGAAGCTTATCCCAGGAAGGTGACACAGCGGTTCAGACGATCTCCGATCAGATGGCTCGGATTAATGCCAACTCCTTGTCTACGACGGAAACGATGAAGCTGCTGGAAACGAAGTCGATGGAAATTGGTTCGATCGTCAAGCTGATCAAGGACATCTCGACGCAGACGAACCTGCTCGCACTCAATGCAAGCATTGAGGCGGCGCGTGCAGGCGAGCATGGCAAAGGCTTCGCCGTTGTCGCAGCGGAGGTCCGCAAGCTGGCGGAGCAGTCGAACAACTCGACCTTCCAGATCGAGTCGCTGATCGCAGAGATTCAATCTGAGACGAATCAGGCGGTCGCCTACGTTGCACAAGGGACGAGCGAGACGGAGAAGGGTCTGAGCTTCGCGCAGGAAACGGGAGCCGCGTTCAAGGAGATTCTGGACGCAACCCAGCAGGTGGCCAGCCAAGTATTCGATATCTCGTCTTCAACCGAGCAGATGTCGGCAGGCACCGAGGAAGTATCGGCGATGATTACGGAGCTGGCAGGCGTCTCACGCAAGACGGCGGCGAGCACGCACAAGATCATGGAGACGGTTATTGCACAGGAATCGTCCTTGCAGAACATCTCGAGCTTCGCCAGCAAGCTGTCCAGCGTAGCTGAAGAATTGAACGGCATGATCGGCAAGTTCGATACCGAAGTCAAAAAATAATAGAACATTCAGGTGGAGAATATGGGAATAGCGCTAATGCTAACCGTATTCTCCACTCTGCTTCCTACATACAGAATATTCAAGGAGAGAGCATATGCCGAATACGATGAAGAAGCATCCGTCTATATATAGTCGAATTAACAGCACCGAAGAACGCTATCCATCCGACGAAACGATTTCCTCGTTATTCCGCAAAGTCGTTGCTGCTCATGCGTCTGCAACGGCCATTGTATATGGGGAGCGTACGATCTCGTACGACGAGCTGCTGCTGCGAAGCTCACAGGTCGCCGAGCTGCTGGCTCGCGAGGGATGCGGCAAGGGCGACTATATCGGCATATACATGGAGCGCAGTCCTGAGACCGTTATCGCGATTCTCGGCGTGCTGCGGCTTGGCGCTGTCTATGTGCCGATCGACCCGGAGCATCCTATTGAACGCAATCGTTACATTGTGGGAGATGCGCATTGTAAGCAGCTTCTGACGAAGGACGTGTATATGGCGCAGGCCAAGAGCCTGTCTGCAACAATCGGGGTTGAGGAGCCGCTGACGATGGAGCGCTGCTTCGAGGGCAACGGTCAGTTCGCGGACCCGGAGCTCACACCCGATGATCTGGCCTATGTGATCTACACATCCGGTTCGACAGGCAAGCCGAAGGGGACGCTGATCCGTCATAGAGGCGTCGTCAATTTGTGGAACACGTTCACGCAGGACCTCGGCGTGACGCATCAGGATGTCGTCACCCAGTTCTCGACGTTCAGCTTCGACGCTTCCATTATTGATACGTTCATCGGCCTCTTGAACGGCGCGAAGCTGGTCATTCTGACGAAGGAGGAGCAGTTGACGCCGGAGCTGTTTCTGGCCTTGCTGGAGCGGCAGCAGGTTACGCACATCGGCTGTCTGCCGACGTCCGTATTCAACCGTCTCTCCGAGGTTACAACGGCTGATTCCAAGAGCAAGTGGAGAACGGTGAAGCACATTCTGGTCGGCGGAGAGGCGCTGCTGTCGGATCACGTTCGGAAGTTCCAGGGGAAGTTCGGCACGGCGACGACGATTATTAATGCCTACGGCCCAACCGAATGTACCGTTATTACGACCTGCTACAAGGTGAAGCAGTACTGGAGCAGTCAGGCGGTAACGGTGCCGATCGGCAAGCCTATTGGTAATTACAAGATCTATGTTGTGAAGCCGGACGGGACGCTGGCCAATGTCGGGGAGGAAGGCGAGCTGTATATCGAGACGTTTGCTCTCGCGAAGGGCTATCTCAACCTGCCTGACAAAACGAACGAGGTGTTCATCGCGAATCCGTTCAGTGACGACCCTCAATCGATGGTGTACACCTCCGGCGACATCGTGAAGCTGCTGCCCGACGGTAATGTAGAGTTCCAGTACCGCAAGGACGGACAGCTGAAGCTGCGGGGATTCCGCATAGAGATCGGTGAGATCGAGAATGCACTGTCGAAGCACCCATCTGTCCTTGATGCGGCCGTCATTGCAGTTAAGGATGGCAACGTCGTGAAGCATCTGTCCTGTTTTTATTCCGAGAAGGAGCGTGTGACCAGCTCAGAGCTAAGGGAGCATCTGAAGGCATACGTGCCGCATTATATGATTCCGAGCTACTTCTACCGACTGACCGAAATACCGCTGTCCCCGACCGGGAAGGTCGATCGTAACAAGCTGCTGACGATGGATAATATTGAGCAGGCAGAGCAGGATGCGCCTTATGAGGAGCCGGCTGGAGAGCTGGAGCAGACGATCGCGGCCGTATGGGCGGATGTGCTAGGTCTTGCCAGGGTCAGCCGCAATGTTAGCTTCTTCGACATCGGAGGCTATTCACACGCGGTCATGCGCGTATTAGCTCGACTTAAGCTGGATTATTCGAGCCTGCGGCTCAATGACCTGTACGCGTACAAGACGATCGGGGAGCTTGCTGCTCATATGAGCACGATGACCGACCATACTCAGGTGGAGGAGCTGTCGATCGTCGAATATAAGGATCTGCTTGAGCGGCCGGCGCTGCCGCGCGTCCAGGTGAACCATAGAGACGGACTCGGCTCCGATATATTGCTGACAGGAGCTACCGGCTATCTGGGCTCACATATTCTCCACGATCTCTTGACGACAACCGATGCGAATATTCACGTTCTCGTACGGCCGAACCTCGGTCAGAATGCAATCTCTCGTATCTGGAAAACAATGGACGTCTACTTCGGTCAGCAGCTATTCGCGAAATATACGAGCCGAATATTCGTGTACGAGGGCGATCTGGTTAGTGCTAGTCTCGGGCTGTCTGGTGAACAGTTAGCGCAGCTGAAGAGTAAGATTACGTCCATCATTCATGCTGGAGCCGATGTGCGTCATTTCGGCCGTGCCGATGAATTCCAAGCAACGAACGTCGTAGGGACGGACAACCTGCTTAACCTGGTGAAGCAGCGTCCGGAGATTGCGTTCCACTTCATCTCGACGCTAGGTATTCCGGAAGATATGGCTGCATCCGGTATATGGGAGTCGGTCTCGGAGAGCGCGGATGCGTTCTACCAGGTGAAGCTGGACAATGTGTACACGAACAGCAAGCTGCTCGCTGAGAAGCTCGTAGCCGAGGCGATTACAGCCGGCTTGCCGTGCTCGATTTATCGGGCGGGCAACCTGTCGTGTCATAGCGTTACCGGACATTTCCAGAACAACATTAACGAGAACTACTTCTACCGCATGGTGAAGTCGTTCCTGCTGCTGGGCAAGGCGCCGATGGTAGACACGTACGTCGACATTACGCCGATCGATTGCGCCAGCAGTCTGATGGTGTCGTTGATGAAGCAGCCTGTACTTGGCGGCACGTATCACATCTGCAACCCGAGTCCAAGCATGTACGGGGCGTTCATACAGGCATTGACCGCACGAGGGTATGAGATTGAGCTGATGCCGCAGCAAGAGTTCGAGCGCTGGGTGTTGAAGGAGGGTGGTGCTGTCAGTCAGGAGGGCGTGGAGCTGGCCATGGCACTGCTCGATGGAGATGGCGTGCGCACCTCTCCTTACCGTTACTCGAGCGCGCAATCGTATCTGCAGGCGCAAGAGGATGTGAAGCGGATGCCTGAGCTCCATGAGCTGGTGGGCAAGCTCGTCCAGCATGCGGTCGATCGCGGGTACTTCCCGCCAGCGACTCGTCACAGTGCTTAGCAAATATGCACAGCCTCTGTAGGCTAATTGCCTTGTGTCATCGTGTAGTATAAGTTGAAGAAGGTCAGCACGGATGTGCTGGCCTATTTGCTGTTTATTCGTATTGCACTATAGGGCGAGGAAAATAGTTACAGTATATCAGTAGCGTTGCATAAATCATGACATCTAAAATGGTGGAATATTCAGAAATTAGTTTTCAAATTCCAAGGGCCAAAAACTTACGGGGTACCCCTGAAACAGGCAGTTGCTGTCCATTTGTAATATTCATCCTTTTCAAGTTGATGATTGGTTTTTTTTCGACTTAGGCGACTTACTGGTCTTTCTGTTTCTTCTGTCGCCCTCTCGAAGTTCGACTTGGTTTTCGCTCTACTGCTGCGACCATCCTCAGCCACGGTTGCCACATGAGTTCTTTCAAAGCCTCAATGAGTTCCGTTAACGTTCGACTCGTTCCCAGTTCTAGCTTCATAAGCAGCAGCAAGCAGTATGCAATTAAACAGATCCAAATCTGATTCATCACTGCGTTCTCGCTGTCACCGTAAAAACAGGTTAGCTTCAGGTTCTGCTTGACCCACCGGAAGAACATCTCGATCTGCCAGCGGCTACGATACAGGTCACCAAGCTCTTCTGCCGTCAGGTCGAACCGATTCGTAATGATACGGACCTCATTACCGCGACCGTCTGTGGTGACGATCATACGAAGGGGGTGCTGCATGCGCTTGTGAGCTTTGCCTAGCACGACTTTGACATCGCGGATGATGTCTGAATCTGTGTTCACCGAAAGTTCTTCCACTTCTTCGACAACAGCATTGTCCTTTAATCGTGATACGAATCGAATGCCACGCTCGCAGTAACTGTCGTATTTGCCGTAGTCCAGATACCCGCGGTCCATCAGATACGTGACGTCCGACTCATCGATCAGGACGTCCATTTGGCTGCGGTCTGCGGGCCTTGCAGGCGTAACCACTGCCTTATCCGGATAAACATGGTCGGGGTCAGCAAATGCCACTCGCAGGTGCAGTTTCACGCCTGCTTTCGTTTTTCGGAAAGTCGCCCATTTATACCGCTGTAGGCAAACGCTGATCGTAGAAGAGTCTATAATCTTGACCGTTCCGATGCGCCCTGATATCGGCCTAGCATCTCGATGCAACTGTGTAATGAGATTACAAAGGATGGCTTGAAGTACTTCTGGGTCCAGTTGATTATTTTTACGGGACAACTGGGATGCACTGATCGAAGCAATGCCGAGTTGCTTTTGAAATTCCTCGTCGTGCTCCAGCTTTCGCATGATGGAACGAAGACCCTTTCGCTTCTCTAACTGTGCTTCGATGAAGATGTACAGAAAGACTAAGGTGTCGAGCTTTTTCACATAACGGTCGAGCGTAGTCGTGCTTTGCCAATTCGGGATGATGTTTGGATTTATTGGTGCAACCCATTTACCAAATGCAGAAAATAGTGTATCCTTGTCCATGCGTATCTCCTAAGTTAGGGATTTGGACAGGGCTACCTGTTACCCTAATTTTAGGAGTTTTTTGTTACAGAGTACGACCTATTTATTACAATAATAGCACAATTTGTCCAATCTGTTCGCGTGTTAGTTTTTATGCAACGCTACTGACAGTATATGTCGAAGAGTTTTAAGAAAGTTTGATCAAACTAGGGCTTATTTCATCCAATATCACGCTGTATAATGGGCTTATAGTTCAGTAGTACCACAATCTAGCGTATTTGACCAGCAACTTTATTCAGGAGTGAGAAAGGGGATTGACCGTTAGTGTATGAACATCGACAACTGATCCGACATCTTGCAGCTCGACCCTTGCAAGTATTGCTGCTTGCCGTGGTGGTGCTACTTGGCTTGTATGGAGTGGGGATGGAGCAGGCACACGCCTCGACACCAGCGCTGACTGATTATATGTTCGGCGAACCCTCCAACAGCAAGGGGAACAACAAGGACACGAACACGAATAACAACTTTCGACATTTTACAGCGACGACATATTCGGGCGTCAACTTAACGGATGCGCAGAGGGGCAACACTGCGGTCGTCCGGCCCAATGGCACACAGGATAACTGGAACATTACATATACGCTCGATCTAGACCGTCTAACGTCGGTCATTGATAAGGGCGACCTGCAATTCAAGGTCATCTTCGACGGTCATAGTATCGACGAGACGTGGGATAACGATCTTCTGGAGTATAAGCTGGAGCGAGTGACCTCGAACTGGCAATATATCAAGGTGACTGGCTATGGAGATGAACAGGGTAACGATGAATTCAATGACGTTGAGGGATGGGTTCGGGACATAGACAAGGGCTGGTTCAATCTCGATCCGCTAACGCGAAAAATATTAGTAGGCTTCTACTCCACCGATGGGGAGAAGAGTAATAACCGTACGCAGGTTGAGAACGTTCGCGTGTACTTCAGGGATACGGTGCGACCGTTGCTGAAGAAGGTAACGCCGTTAACTGCGAACGGATCGTACAAGAAGGATAGTAAAATTTCGTTCCAGCTCGAATTCGATGAGCCGGTCAAGGTGAACACGAGCTCCACGATTCCGATGAATACAGGCGGTGCGGCCGTCTACGAGAGTGGCAATTATTCCAATACACTTACCTATTCGTATATTGTCAGAGAAAATGACGATCAATCGAAGCTCGATACGACGATTAATATGCTTAATATCGCGAGCCTTA
Above is a genomic segment from Paenibacillus sp. YYML68 containing:
- a CDS encoding DinB family protein translates to MTVQLNEAVQLLARTPQALEQLLVGLSDEWLTCNEGEGTWNATEVVEHLLVAERTNWIPRLEWLMKEGEGRAFPPFDRFAHLQQRRDDSMECKLREFRQLREASLARLHTIINFESDLDRTGRHPQLGIVKASELLATWVVHDLTHTSQITRVLANRYRSEVGPWVQYLSILR
- a CDS encoding methyl-accepting chemotaxis protein, yielding MTKTRNYFSKNLLFSMLNLLLIGVVLISVSAYFQNNILSDTIREQTHGMTSVWAKDVSIKDVEAALSDKRWDAPGQQQLSKKFDNFSAYNANVAQAYIFGVELQDGNKTSAIAFPNHVVTALKEAGLNVGDMYEQPEGVVTAIKSMLETKSETFTSFYKDDFGTWLSVLYPIMNNEGKVVAYFAVDINAQAIPEAKEDFIKSSMILLLAALIVCGGAQYFVARRTLLPLNELVRGIEQVSVGKFNFVLSEKGSFGELNGKFNAMVSNIRDILSSIKQTASSVSEASNQLYAITEENRRSVEFITTEVKEMNSHVDQQKTSTEECGRSMEDISNSLHVIAQTAGQVANASREMRSLSQEGDTAVQTISDQMARINANSLSTTETMKLLETKSMEIGSIVKLIKDISTQTNLLALNASIEAARAGEHGKGFAVVAAEVRKLAEQSNNSTFQIESLIAEIQSETNQAVAYVAQGTSETEKGLSFAQETGAAFKEILDATQQVASQVFDISSSTEQMSAGTEEVSAMITELAGVSRKTAASTHKIMETVIAQESSLQNISSFASKLSSVAEELNGMIGKFDTEVKK
- a CDS encoding non-ribosomal peptide synthetase — its product is MPNTMKKHPSIYSRINSTEERYPSDETISSLFRKVVAAHASATAIVYGERTISYDELLLRSSQVAELLAREGCGKGDYIGIYMERSPETVIAILGVLRLGAVYVPIDPEHPIERNRYIVGDAHCKQLLTKDVYMAQAKSLSATIGVEEPLTMERCFEGNGQFADPELTPDDLAYVIYTSGSTGKPKGTLIRHRGVVNLWNTFTQDLGVTHQDVVTQFSTFSFDASIIDTFIGLLNGAKLVILTKEEQLTPELFLALLERQQVTHIGCLPTSVFNRLSEVTTADSKSKWRTVKHILVGGEALLSDHVRKFQGKFGTATTIINAYGPTECTVITTCYKVKQYWSSQAVTVPIGKPIGNYKIYVVKPDGTLANVGEEGELYIETFALAKGYLNLPDKTNEVFIANPFSDDPQSMVYTSGDIVKLLPDGNVEFQYRKDGQLKLRGFRIEIGEIENALSKHPSVLDAAVIAVKDGNVVKHLSCFYSEKERVTSSELREHLKAYVPHYMIPSYFYRLTEIPLSPTGKVDRNKLLTMDNIEQAEQDAPYEEPAGELEQTIAAVWADVLGLARVSRNVSFFDIGGYSHAVMRVLARLKLDYSSLRLNDLYAYKTIGELAAHMSTMTDHTQVEELSIVEYKDLLERPALPRVQVNHRDGLGSDILLTGATGYLGSHILHDLLTTTDANIHVLVRPNLGQNAISRIWKTMDVYFGQQLFAKYTSRIFVYEGDLVSASLGLSGEQLAQLKSKITSIIHAGADVRHFGRADEFQATNVVGTDNLLNLVKQRPEIAFHFISTLGIPEDMAASGIWESVSESADAFYQVKLDNVYTNSKLLAEKLVAEAITAGLPCSIYRAGNLSCHSVTGHFQNNINENYFYRMVKSFLLLGKAPMVDTYVDITPIDCASSLMVSLMKQPVLGGTYHICNPSPSMYGAFIQALTARGYEIELMPQQEFERWVLKEGGAVSQEGVELAMALLDGDGVRTSPYRYSSAQSYLQAQEDVKRMPELHELVGKLVQHAVDRGYFPPATRHSA
- a CDS encoding IS4 family transposase, translated to MDKDTLFSAFGKWVAPINPNIIPNWQSTTTLDRYVKKLDTLVFLYIFIEAQLEKRKGLRSIMRKLEHDEEFQKQLGIASISASQLSRKNNQLDPEVLQAILCNLITQLHRDARPISGRIGTVKIIDSSTISVCLQRYKWATFRKTKAGVKLHLRVAFADPDHVYPDKAVVTPARPADRSQMDVLIDESDVTYLMDRGYLDYGKYDSYCERGIRFVSRLKDNAVVEEVEELSVNTDSDIIRDVKVVLGKAHKRMQHPLRMIVTTDGRGNEVRIITNRFDLTAEELGDLYRSRWQIEMFFRWVKQNLKLTCFYGDSENAVMNQIWICLIAYCLLLLMKLELGTSRTLTELIEALKELMWQPWLRMVAAVERKPSRTSRGRQKKQKDQ